From a region of the Spartinivicinus poritis genome:
- a CDS encoding PA2779 family protein: MALTFGGRRLVALILTCCIALLSIQTTMVRAGMVGTDQVIAEEQHQVDKEALLSMLEEDEVKEKLQALGVPEEQVKSRIDAMTPEELAQFNEKLTELPAGSGVAGVIVLFLVVFIVTDMLCATDIFTFVRCIN; the protein is encoded by the coding sequence ATGGCACTGACATTCGGTGGGCGTCGTTTAGTAGCGCTTATTTTAACTTGTTGTATAGCTCTGCTCTCAATTCAAACCACGATGGTACGAGCGGGTATGGTGGGCACTGATCAGGTCATCGCAGAAGAGCAGCACCAGGTAGATAAAGAAGCCTTGCTAAGTATGCTTGAAGAGGACGAAGTAAAGGAAAAGCTTCAAGCGCTAGGAGTGCCAGAAGAACAAGTCAAATCTCGAATTGATGCAATGACACCTGAAGAGCTTGCGCAGTTTAATGAAAAATTAACTGAACTGCCTGCGGGTAGTGGCGTTGCTGGTGTGATTGTCTTATTTTTAGTGGTCTTTATTGTAACCGATATGCTGTGTGCAACGGATATATTTACTTTTGTACGCTGTATTAATTAA
- a CDS encoding PA2778 family cysteine peptidase: MANFFKSLLLLTYARHLLGIFILLALTGCASNGFIKQMDELPADSFYQVELEQVPFFPQTEYHCGPAALATVLSYWQVPVVPDDLVDEVYTPAKQGSFQVELVAATRQRGLLAYEMKGSLQQLLAEITAGHPVLVMLNLGYSWYPQWHYAVVVGFEWSEKQVVLRSEQHKRYKMPLALFGKTWSRAKYWGLVALPPDRLPASANPLAYLKAAQSLEQVNQREAAIMAYQTALKTWDHQPIALLGLGNAHYANQQWQQSVDALMALVKEHPHHTVGWNNLSYVLATSGCQSAAQQALACGLAVQPESSQLLATQQEIQALTVKKRLKQCPKVECDRGRKLNQQ; the protein is encoded by the coding sequence GTGGCAAATTTTTTTAAATCCTTATTGCTCCTTACTTATGCCCGGCACTTGCTGGGCATTTTTATTTTATTGGCATTAACGGGATGTGCCAGTAATGGCTTTATAAAACAAATGGATGAGCTACCTGCTGATAGCTTTTATCAAGTAGAGCTGGAGCAGGTACCCTTTTTTCCTCAAACCGAATACCACTGCGGTCCTGCTGCTTTGGCAACTGTTTTGAGTTATTGGCAGGTGCCGGTGGTGCCAGATGATTTGGTCGATGAGGTTTACACGCCTGCCAAGCAGGGTAGTTTTCAAGTTGAACTGGTGGCAGCCACCCGTCAGCGTGGTTTGTTAGCCTATGAAATGAAAGGCTCTCTACAACAGTTGCTGGCGGAAATCACTGCCGGGCACCCTGTGCTAGTCATGCTGAATTTAGGCTATAGCTGGTACCCTCAGTGGCATTATGCGGTGGTGGTAGGCTTTGAGTGGTCAGAAAAACAGGTAGTGCTCAGGTCAGAACAACATAAGCGGTATAAAATGCCCCTGGCATTATTTGGAAAAACCTGGAGCAGAGCCAAATACTGGGGGCTTGTTGCATTACCCCCTGATCGGCTGCCGGCCTCGGCTAATCCACTCGCTTACCTAAAGGCAGCCCAATCGCTGGAGCAGGTCAACCAGCGTGAGGCAGCGATTATGGCCTATCAAACAGCGCTCAAAACCTGGGATCATCAGCCTATTGCTTTATTAGGGTTAGGTAATGCCCATTATGCTAATCAGCAGTGGCAACAATCGGTAGATGCATTGATGGCTCTGGTAAAGGAACACCCTCATCATACGGTGGGCTGGAATAATCTGAGCTATGTTTTGGCAACAAGCGGTTGCCAGAGTGCAGCACAGCAGGCATTGGCCTGTGGCTTAGCCGTTCAGCCTGAAAGCTCACAACTGCTTGCGACCCAACAAGAAATTCAAGCACTAACAGTCAAAAAGCGGCTTAAGCAATGCCCAAAGGTAGAGTGTGATCGAGGTCGTAAGCTTAACCAACAGTAA